A single Verrucomicrobiaceae bacterium DNA region contains:
- a CDS encoding transposase, whose protein sequence is MRQPRLKAPKHHPTAFYHCVSRIVNRDFVLLEQEREHFVRLMRMYESLCQVRVITFCVLSNHFHVLVEVPRRPDVLPDESVVLEIIRQAFGKSVAGIVEAELQHLRQIGATAQAEQILNGWRARMWDISAFMKSLKQRFSQWFNKRHKRRGTLWEERYRSTLVEGGTALAMTAAYVDLNPVRAKLVTDPKDYRWCGYAQAVAGVKKARQGIEKAAQAQSSNPRPDGGSAEYYRTLLFTWGTASRARADGRSRGRIREEDYQSVLQAGGKLPVAEALRCRVRYFTDGAVIGGKDFVNAIFRARRSRFGAKRKEGARRLRGVQQDDPAVELHVLRDLQVDVIRPAQGPPPP, encoded by the coding sequence ATGCGTCAGCCTCGGCTCAAGGCACCCAAGCACCACCCCACTGCTTTTTACCACTGCGTCTCACGCATCGTGAACCGTGACTTCGTCCTCCTGGAGCAGGAGCGGGAGCACTTCGTGCGCCTCATGCGCATGTATGAATCCCTCTGCCAGGTCCGCGTGATCACTTTTTGTGTCCTCTCCAACCATTTCCATGTCCTCGTCGAGGTGCCGCGCAGACCGGATGTGCTGCCAGATGAGTCTGTGGTGCTGGAAATCATTCGCCAGGCCTTCGGCAAGTCCGTCGCCGGGATCGTGGAGGCCGAATTGCAGCACTTGCGCCAGATCGGAGCAACAGCGCAGGCCGAGCAGATCCTCAATGGCTGGCGGGCTCGCATGTGGGACATCAGCGCCTTCATGAAGTCACTCAAGCAACGCTTCAGCCAGTGGTTTAATAAGCGCCACAAGCGCCGCGGCACCCTCTGGGAGGAGCGCTACCGTAGCACCCTGGTGGAAGGTGGCACCGCTCTGGCCATGACCGCCGCGTATGTCGATCTCAATCCCGTGCGGGCAAAGCTGGTCACCGACCCGAAAGACTACCGCTGGTGCGGCTATGCCCAAGCCGTCGCGGGGGTGAAAAAAGCCCGCCAAGGCATCGAAAAGGCCGCGCAGGCACAATCGAGCAACCCCAGACCCGACGGCGGGAGTGCGGAGTATTACCGCACCCTGCTCTTCACCTGGGGCACAGCGAGTAGAGCGAGAGCGGATGGCCGCAGCCGGGGCCGAATCCGCGAAGAGGATTACCAGAGCGTGCTCCAAGCAGGCGGAAAACTCCCCGTAGCCGAAGCGCTGCGCTGCCGGGTGAGATACTTCACCGATGGAGCCGTGATAGGGGGCAAAGACTTCGTCAATGCCATCTTCCGGGCGCGGAGATCACGCTTTGGAGCAAAGAGGAAGGAGGGAGCCCGGAGGCTACGTGGAGTGCAGCAGGATGACCCCGCCGTGGAACTGCATGTACTGCGTGATTTGCAGGTGGACGTGATTCGGCCTGCCCAGGGCCCTCCCCCACCCTAG
- a CDS encoding squalene--hopene cyclase, with amino-acid sequence MRALACIGGLALATALSPAAEIRYGGAIPHEVETIYERGLGWLASKQSPEGGWTGGHDGAGVDGICLMAFLASGEDPNFGKYAANIRRAVRAIIRSQNAESGYLPSSMYHHGFAMLALSEAYGAVDEALLWEGEKPPRTISQALDLAIRLAASSQKNNRWGGWRYTPEAKDADTSVTGAMLMGLLAARNAGMEVSDEVIEAALEYMRRSTGRDGSVAYSGGFGGMGESMNRSAIATLVAAVGKKKDSETYKSTLEHISSRLEHAESSYKEYFRYYMAQALFQGDYTAWEKWNAATVRALSEAQSPEGGFGDAYQTGMSLLAVALNYRFLPIYER; translated from the coding sequence CTGCGTGCTCTCGCATGCATCGGTGGGCTCGCTCTAGCTACGGCGCTGTCTCCTGCGGCAGAGATTCGCTACGGCGGAGCCATCCCGCATGAGGTGGAGACCATCTATGAGCGTGGACTAGGCTGGTTAGCATCAAAGCAGTCTCCAGAAGGCGGCTGGACCGGTGGCCATGATGGCGCAGGTGTCGATGGCATCTGCCTCATGGCCTTTCTCGCCAGTGGAGAGGACCCGAACTTCGGCAAATATGCGGCGAACATCCGCCGCGCTGTGCGTGCCATCATCCGCTCGCAGAATGCGGAGAGCGGCTACTTGCCTAGCAGCATGTATCACCATGGATTCGCCATGCTGGCGCTTAGTGAAGCCTACGGCGCTGTGGATGAAGCCCTGCTGTGGGAGGGAGAGAAGCCCCCACGCACCATCTCCCAAGCTCTCGATCTGGCCATCCGCCTAGCGGCCAGCTCGCAGAAAAACAATCGCTGGGGAGGCTGGCGCTACACGCCCGAAGCCAAGGATGCCGATACCAGCGTCACCGGTGCTATGCTCATGGGACTGCTCGCCGCACGGAATGCCGGTATGGAAGTCAGTGATGAAGTGATCGAGGCCGCGCTGGAGTACATGCGGCGCAGTACAGGCCGGGATGGCAGCGTGGCGTATAGCGGCGGCTTCGGTGGTATGGGCGAAAGCATGAACCGCAGCGCCATCGCCACGCTCGTCGCCGCTGTGGGGAAAAAGAAGGACTCAGAGACCTACAAATCCACACTGGAGCACATCAGCAGCCGCTTGGAGCACGCCGAGAGCAGCTACAAAGAGTACTTCCGCTACTACATGGCCCAGGCCCTCTTTCAGGGTGACTACACGGCGTGGGAAAAGTGGAATGCTGCCACTGTCCGCGCTCTCAGCGAGGCGCAGAGCCCCGAGGGCGGCTTTGGCGATGCGTATCAGACCGGCATGTCCCTGCTGGCTGTGGCACTGAACTACCGCTTCCTACCCATTTATGAGAGGTAA
- a CDS encoding excinuclease ABC subunit UvrA has product MSPKSYDDMVHVRGAREHNLKNIDVDIPRNALVVFTGVSGSGKSSLAFGTLYAEAQRRYLESVSPYARRLFHQMAVPEVDQIEGLPPAVALQQQRGSPTTRSSVGSVTTLSNLLRMLYSRAGDYPQGQEILYAESFSPNNPQGACTTCHGLGRIYEVTEKSLVPDDSLTIRERAIAAWPTAWGGQNLRDILVSMGIDVDCPWRDLPKAQRDWILFTEEQPQVPVYPGLTPDETRLALKRKDVPDYQGTFSSARRHVLHSFANSESAMMKKRALQFMLADECPLCHGKRLRQESLSVKFAGLDIAELSLLTMDELAKIVQPYADGTAPSLKSAVVDHPEKALVIRRITADLYARLLTLLELGLGYLSVERSTPTLSPGELQRLRLATQIRSNLFGVVYVLDEPSAGLHPADTEALLVALNQLKAAGNSLFVVEHELDIISKADWIVDVGPAAGQHGGTILYSGPPDGLKNVAESQTRQYLFEDHSKRPVRTTREPKEWLRLKGVTRNNLVNLDVDIPKGVLTSVTGVSGSGKSSLVSQVLVELVAKHLGAEPPEDEIEGDDLEVTEVATLGGEIVSGMEGIARMVRVDQKPIGRTPRSNLATYTGLFDHIRTKFAAMPEARARRYDSGRFSFNVAKGRCPNCTGEGFVMVELLFLPSVYTPCPVCKGSRYNEKTLEIKCRGQSIADILGMTVDDAWTFFTDEPQVRRPLAVLREVGLGYLRLGQPATEFSGGEAQRIKLATELQRAQRGDSLYILDEPTTGLHPSDVVRLTAQLDALVAAGNTVILVEHDVSVMAASDWVIDIGPGAGAKGGRIVASGPPAKVAQSDGSTAPYLAAYLGLSPARKSRKPV; this is encoded by the coding sequence ATGTCCCCAAAAAGCTATGACGACATGGTGCACGTGCGCGGAGCACGTGAGCATAACTTAAAGAATATCGACGTGGACATTCCACGTAATGCGCTCGTTGTCTTCACGGGCGTGTCGGGTTCTGGGAAATCTTCGCTCGCCTTCGGCACGCTCTATGCCGAAGCGCAAAGACGCTACCTGGAGTCGGTATCGCCCTATGCGCGGCGGCTTTTTCATCAGATGGCGGTGCCAGAGGTGGACCAGATCGAAGGCCTGCCGCCAGCGGTCGCGCTTCAGCAGCAACGCGGCTCGCCTACCACTCGCTCTTCCGTGGGCAGCGTCACGACATTGTCGAATCTGCTGCGCATGTTGTATTCCCGCGCGGGCGACTATCCGCAGGGTCAGGAGATTTTATACGCCGAGTCGTTTTCGCCCAACAATCCGCAAGGCGCGTGCACAACTTGTCATGGCCTGGGCCGCATCTATGAGGTCACTGAGAAATCCCTCGTCCCTGATGATAGCCTGACCATTCGCGAGCGAGCTATCGCTGCGTGGCCGACCGCTTGGGGCGGCCAGAACTTGCGTGATATTTTGGTGTCCATGGGGATCGATGTGGATTGCCCATGGCGTGATTTGCCAAAGGCGCAGCGCGATTGGATACTCTTCACAGAAGAGCAGCCCCAGGTGCCGGTTTATCCTGGGCTGACTCCAGATGAGACACGCCTTGCTTTGAAGCGTAAAGATGTGCCCGATTATCAAGGAACCTTCTCCAGCGCGCGCCGCCATGTGCTGCACTCGTTTGCCAACTCCGAGAGCGCGATGATGAAGAAACGCGCACTCCAGTTCATGCTGGCGGACGAGTGCCCGTTGTGCCACGGCAAGCGGCTGCGCCAGGAATCTCTCTCCGTGAAGTTCGCGGGGCTCGACATAGCGGAGCTATCGCTACTGACCATGGACGAGCTGGCTAAAATCGTCCAGCCCTATGCCGATGGCACTGCACCGAGCCTGAAGAGTGCTGTCGTTGATCATCCTGAAAAGGCCTTGGTCATCCGCAGGATCACTGCGGATCTGTATGCACGGCTTTTGACCTTATTGGAGCTGGGCTTGGGCTATCTATCGGTGGAGCGCAGCACGCCCACGCTCTCGCCCGGTGAGTTGCAACGGCTACGCTTGGCGACTCAGATCCGTTCCAACCTTTTCGGTGTCGTGTATGTGCTAGATGAACCCTCAGCAGGCCTGCATCCAGCGGATACGGAGGCACTTTTGGTTGCACTGAATCAACTCAAGGCTGCGGGCAATTCGTTGTTCGTGGTGGAGCACGAGCTGGACATCATCAGCAAGGCAGACTGGATCGTGGATGTCGGCCCAGCAGCGGGTCAGCACGGTGGAACGATCCTCTACAGTGGGCCGCCCGATGGCTTGAAGAACGTGGCAGAGTCCCAGACACGGCAATACTTGTTCGAGGACCATTCAAAGAGACCCGTGCGCACCACTCGCGAACCGAAGGAATGGCTGCGACTCAAGGGCGTGACGCGCAACAATCTCGTCAACTTGGATGTGGATATCCCCAAAGGTGTGCTCACCTCGGTGACTGGCGTTTCGGGCTCAGGCAAATCCAGCTTAGTGAGTCAGGTGTTGGTCGAGTTGGTTGCGAAACATTTGGGTGCCGAGCCACCTGAAGATGAGATCGAAGGCGATGATCTGGAGGTGACGGAAGTAGCCACCTTGGGCGGTGAAATCGTCTCCGGCATGGAAGGCATTGCGCGCATGGTGCGCGTGGATCAAAAGCCCATTGGCCGCACTCCACGGTCCAATCTGGCCACCTACACCGGTTTGTTTGATCACATCCGCACCAAGTTTGCCGCCATGCCCGAGGCACGCGCCCGCCGCTATGATTCCGGGCGCTTTTCCTTCAACGTTGCCAAGGGTCGCTGTCCGAATTGCACCGGCGAGGGTTTTGTGATGGTGGAGTTGCTTTTCTTGCCGAGCGTTTATACGCCGTGCCCAGTCTGCAAAGGAAGTCGCTACAACGAAAAGACGCTGGAGATTAAATGCCGCGGCCAGTCGATTGCCGATATCCTGGGAATGACCGTGGATGATGCGTGGACCTTTTTTACCGATGAGCCACAGGTGCGCCGCCCACTGGCCGTGTTGCGAGAGGTGGGCTTAGGCTATTTGCGTTTAGGGCAACCAGCGACTGAGTTTTCCGGCGGCGAGGCCCAAAGGATCAAGCTGGCCACCGAGCTACAGCGAGCGCAGCGTGGAGATTCTCTTTATATCCTAGATGAGCCGACCACCGGCCTGCACCCTTCCGATGTGGTGAGACTCACCGCTCAACTCGATGCCCTAGTGGCTGCGGGCAATACAGTCATCCTGGTGGAGCACGATGTGAGCGTGATGGCCGCAAGCGACTGGGTGATCGACATCGGCCCTGGTGCTGGAGCCAAAGGCGGCCGCATCGTCGCCTCCGGCCCACCCGCAAAGGTGGCTCAGAGCGACGGCAGCACAGCTCCTTACCTCGCCGCTTATCTGGGTCTGTCTCCCGCTCGCAAGAGCCGAAAACCTGTGTGA